In Paenibacillus xylanilyticus, the genomic window CGATGAAATGGATAATCCTCTTTATTATCATTCTTCACTTCAAAGCACCTCCATAATAATTAGGGATGACTGCTCATTTGGGTTTGAATGTGTGACAGCATGTTGCCGAAGAGGTACGCGCATGATCCTGATGATCCGAATCAAACGTTTCTCCAGCAAATTCTTCATGCAAGCGACGAGTAGCATGTTGGTCAATGTCAATCATGATGGCATCGGCGTGGCAGAAATTGTTTTCTCCCCAGAAATGACAGTTGGACACACTGCATTTGACAATTGGCTTGTCTTGGCTCATTTATTTATCACCTCGACATCTATTGTCTCCCCAGTGTAAAACGGCTATTCTCTGCCGAGATGTCAGATGATGACATGAATTCAGCCACTCTTTTCTTGTCCGAAAACGCCAAAAAACCGCCATTGCTGGCGGTTTCGTCCATTTATATAGGTTGTTAAAACGCTGAACTATGCGTGATTGCGTTGATT contains:
- a CDS encoding DUF1540 domain-containing protein is translated as MSQDKPIVKCSVSNCHFWGENNFCHADAIMIDIDQHATRRLHEEFAGETFDSDHQDHARTSSATCCHTFKPK